The following coding sequences are from one Aethina tumida isolate Nest 87 chromosome 2, icAetTumi1.1, whole genome shotgun sequence window:
- the LOC109599757 gene encoding farnesol dehydrogenase-like, whose amino-acid sequence MSGFDRWIGKVAIVTGASSGIGADIAKQLTERGLKVAGLARRSERVEELAKSLHAAPGKLHAIKCDVSNEEDILSAFKWVRDNLGPVSILINNAGIVQNTNLIDGDTQKWKKIMDVNVIGVLIGVREAVKIMKEENIDGHIININSVAGHYDLYSPFINVYPASKHAITNLTETLRKEFNANNLKIKITSVSPGYVNTDIMVNNDISLPDIPEIYKKAALEAEDISEAIIYALSTKPHVQIHEIMVRPVGEAF is encoded by the exons ATGTCCGGGTTCGACAGGTGGATCGGAAAAGTTGCTATTGTAACTGGAGCTAGTTCAGGAATTGGGGCTGACATCGCAAAACAATTAACTGAAAGGGGTCTAAag GTTGCTGGCTTGGCAAGAAGGAGTGAGAGAGTTGAGGAACTTGCCAAAAGCCTTCACGCTGCACCTGGCAAACTGCACGCCATCAAATGCGACGTGTCCAACGAAGAAGACATTCTGAGTGCCTTCAAATGGGTTAGAGACAACTTGGGTCCCGTCAGCATTTTGATAAACAACGCCGGCATCGTTCAAAACACCAACTTAATAGATGGTGACACAcaaaaatggaagaaaataaTGGATGTCAACGTTATCGGTGTCTTGATTGGAGTCAGAGAAGCAGTGAAAATTATGAAGGAAGAAAACATAGACGgccacataattaatattaacagtgTCGCGGGTCATTATGATTTGTACTCGCCTTTTATTAATGTGTATCCAGCTTCGAAACATGCCATTACAAATCTAACTGAAACGTTAAGGAAGGAATTTAATGCCaacaatcttaaaattaaaattacg AGTGTCAGCCCGGGTTACGTTAATACCGACATTATGGTAAACAACGATATATCGTTACCTGATATTccggaaatttataaaaaagcagCACTAGAAGCGGAGGATATTTCCGAAGCGATAATCTACGCCTTGTCGACAAAACCTCATGTTCAA ATTCATGAAATAATGGTCCGTCCAGTGGGAGAAGCTttctaa